The following are encoded together in the Anopheles nili chromosome 3, idAnoNiliSN_F5_01, whole genome shotgun sequence genome:
- the LOC128724191 gene encoding uncharacterized protein LOC128724191: MHIQSTIADEQYVSKPTSSGETTKLMHPFITAREINLTSTIALDALPSSAVNQDNSLNAWSLQITDFSMLEDEMQVIDTIDQSYWNGKFVPPPPRPPYLEESIAPDGLTTCDLCSWAWQDKGTLSLDGAIKEIFSSSDTKEFNWTFALIVVSLTSALLGAIIMIVFLRCKRLRTNQSGLRTLCFDSSSTKDTSGLNFDNQTSKNSTNGSCSPRSTNSGLWTWFSSRKNLSTPDQLVNSHTLPVENHYTHMDDNNYNPVQIDEASYAEVGNEIGPSETTSYKSGSVHHGTDNDILIMNCPLPAIPSGSHSTSAGASGSGSAYYSGLLNNANMAGTEDEDERPYEIVDLKEMSSPHKNHNVQSHFLNETNNLLTIEKHSEALPEGTISASDYV; this comes from the exons ATGCACATCCAGTCGACTATTGCTGACGAACAATATGTTTCCAAGCCTACAAGTAGCGGCGAAACCACCAAGCTCATGCATCCGTTCATTACGGCACGAGAAATCAATCTCACCTCAACGATCGCCCTGGACGCGTTGCCGAGCAGCGCAGTAAATCAAGACAATTCTCTCAACGCTTGGAGCTTACAAATAACAGACTTCTCGATGCTCGAAGACGAGATGCAGGTGATCGATACGATCGATCAGAGCTACTGGAATGGAAAGTTCGTGCCACCTCCGCCGAGACCGCCCTATCTGGAGGAATCCATTGCCCCGGATGGACTGACCACGTGTGACCTGTGCTCCTGGGCCTGGCAGGATAAAGGAACATTGTCTCTCGACGGAGCAATAA AGGAAATATTCTCGTCGTCCGACACAAAGGAATTTAACTGGACCTTTGCCCTGATTGTGGTCTCACTCACGTCTGCCCTTCTCGGTGCCATAATAATGATAGTTTTTCTTAGATGTAAAAG GCTTCGAACCAATCAAAGTGGTCTTCGTACATTGTGCTTCGATTCCAGCAGCACAAAAGACACCAGTGGACTGAATTTTGATAACCAAACGTCTAAAAATTCGACCAACGGGTCGTGTAGCCCTCGTAGTACAAATTCCGGTCTTTGGACGTGGTTCAGTAGCCGCAAGAATCTATCGACGCCGGACCAGCTGGTTAATTCCCATACGCTACCGGTGGAGAACCACTACACGCACATGGACGACAATAACTACAATCCGGTGCAGATCGATGAAGCATCGTATGCTGAAGTAGGAAATGAAATTGGACCCTCCGAAACTACCTCCTACAAGTCAGGTTCCGTACACCAT GGTACAGACAACGACATTCTAATCATGAACTGTCCGCTCCCAGCAATACCTTCCGGGTCGCATAGTACCAGCGCTGGTGCAAGCGGTTCAGGTAGTGCGTACTACTCTGGATTGCTGAACAACGCCAATATGGCAGGAACGGAAGATGAGGACGAACGGCCGTACGAGATCGTCGATCTGAAGGAGATGTCCTCGCCCCATAAAAACCATAACGTCCAAAGTCACTTCCTCAACGAAACGAACAATCTATTGACGATCGAAAAACATTCGGAGGCTCTACCGGAAGGTACGATTAGTGCATCAGACTATGTTTGA